One Fimbriiglobus ruber genomic window carries:
- a CDS encoding HNH endonuclease signature motif containing protein, with protein sequence MKPAAERVRSLLYYKSYELKEPFTWQDWYGLALKAADSHAEYGELMIKIDGSFYPADQLAWLIMTGEWPDHEIIHADGNKLNNSWDNIKEKVLSAKAA encoded by the coding sequence ATGAAACCCGCCGCCGAAAGAGTTAGGTCGCTGCTCTATTACAAATCCTATGAATTAAAAGAGCCATTTACTTGGCAAGACTGGTATGGCCTCGCTTTGAAAGCAGCCGATTCTCACGCAGAATACGGCGAGCTTATGATAAAAATTGACGGCTCCTTCTATCCAGCCGATCAACTTGCGTGGCTCATCATGACGGGAGAATGGCCGGATCATGAGATCATTCACGCCGACGGCAACAAACTGAACAACTCCTGGGACAACATCAAAGAAAAGGTTCTGTCGGCCAAGGCGGCGTAA
- a CDS encoding phage minor head protein has protein sequence MLSVRKQPWSNRSQKGIIKGKPLNPSAAIEQRYYNALHVLIARMLAETELELRKLFKTEHAEEFFAQDASISSQARILTNALIKKYTDLFASLSRPMAEEFARESNKSSDIAVKSSIRHLSDELALSTKTITSGPLNDILTATVAENVGLIKSIPAQYLGGVQGAVMRSITTGNGMQDLVPYLQKHKGITLRRARMISQDQVKKSFSALSKARMEKVGVTSYIWRHTAGSRHPRKLHIGMSGSIFRYDDPPVIDEKTGERGIPGQAINCACRMQPVLNFEE, from the coding sequence ATGCTTTCGGTCCGCAAGCAGCCCTGGTCGAATCGCTCGCAGAAGGGCATCATCAAGGGCAAGCCGCTTAATCCCTCTGCGGCGATCGAGCAACGATACTACAACGCCCTGCACGTCCTGATCGCGAGGATGCTTGCCGAGACGGAACTCGAACTCAGAAAGCTGTTCAAGACCGAACACGCCGAGGAGTTCTTCGCCCAGGATGCTAGCATATCGAGTCAGGCCCGCATCCTGACCAACGCCCTGATCAAGAAGTACACCGACCTGTTCGCCTCTCTCTCCAGACCGATGGCCGAGGAATTCGCCCGGGAATCGAACAAGTCCAGTGACATCGCCGTCAAATCGAGCATCCGCCACCTGAGTGACGAACTCGCGCTCTCGACGAAAACCATCACCTCGGGTCCGTTAAACGACATCCTGACCGCCACCGTGGCGGAGAACGTTGGGCTCATCAAGTCCATCCCGGCCCAGTACCTGGGCGGCGTCCAGGGCGCGGTCATGCGGTCGATCACCACCGGCAACGGGATGCAAGACCTGGTGCCGTACTTGCAAAAGCACAAGGGGATTACTCTGCGGCGGGCGCGGATGATCAGTCAGGACCAGGTGAAGAAAAGTTTTAGCGCGTTGAGCAAAGCCCGAATGGAGAAGGTGGGTGTGACCTCGTACATCTGGCGGCATACGGCTGGCTCACGTCACCCGAGAAAATTGCACATAGGGATGTCGGGATCGATTTTTCGCTACGACGATCCGCCGGTAATTGACGAGAAAACGGGCGAGCGCGGCATTCCCGGACAGGCGATTAACTGCGCCTGCCGGATGCAGCCGGTACTGAACTTTGAAGAATAG